From Luteolibacter arcticus, one genomic window encodes:
- the leuS gene encoding leucine--tRNA ligase, translating into MSDRRKPFPFDQFEPAWQARWDAEKTFRTPNPGDADFDASKPKFYVLDMFPYPSGSGLHVGHPEGYTATDIIGRARRRQGFNVLHPMGWDSFGLPAEQYAIKTGQHPAITTVANIATFKRQLKSLGFGYDWDREIATTDPEYVRWTQWIFLQLYSSYFDEEAGKAKPVSELEAKGWTREQIDNVRLAFVHEAPVNWSPDLGTVLANEEVEEWRGKGHIVERRPLRQWMLRITKYAQRLIDELDPLDWPEGIKLLQKNWIGRSEGAEVDFQLDGHTVTVFTTRPDTLFGATYMVLAPEHPYVTEITTAEQKEAVEAYVKACASKSDLERGDMNKDKSGVFTGAYATNPVNGEQNPVWIADYVMMGYGTGAIMAVPAHDERDFEFAKKFELPIIQVVQPNGDADWQGYTDPGTSVNSGFIDGLPTAEAKAKIIAWLEERGKGKRRVQFKLRDWLFSRQRYWGEPFPLTWKDGNHYAVPDAELPLLAPPLDDYKPSGTPEPLLSKARDWVELPDGSIRETNTMPQWAGSCWYYLRYCDPRRSDRFISKEAESYWSGGDKPGMVDLYVGGTEHAVLHLLYARFWHKVLHDLGHVSTNEPFQRLVNQGLILGEDGRKMSKSFGNVVNPDDVVKEYGADALRLYEMFMGPLEQVKPWQMKGVEGVSRFLARVWRVAFEENQAGEWVTSSKIQDVPCTDKALLKVVHETIRKVTDDITKLSFNTAISQMMVCTNAFTAAEVVPLNEFRLLLHVLNPFAPHLTEEIHSRLGGSGMLADAAWPEHDEAALVTDEIELVVQVNGKLRDRITVPKDAPQADVEAAALASPKVKEQTDGKTVRKVIVVPGRLVNIVAS; encoded by the coding sequence ATGTCCGACCGCCGCAAACCGTTCCCCTTCGACCAGTTCGAGCCTGCCTGGCAGGCCCGCTGGGACGCGGAGAAAACCTTCCGCACGCCGAATCCGGGCGATGCGGATTTCGACGCCTCGAAGCCGAAGTTCTACGTGCTAGACATGTTCCCGTATCCCTCCGGCAGCGGCCTTCATGTGGGGCATCCCGAGGGCTACACGGCCACCGACATCATCGGCCGCGCGCGGCGCCGGCAGGGTTTCAACGTCCTTCACCCGATGGGTTGGGACTCGTTCGGCCTGCCTGCCGAGCAGTATGCGATCAAAACCGGCCAGCATCCGGCGATCACCACCGTCGCGAACATCGCGACCTTCAAGCGCCAGTTGAAGTCGCTCGGCTTCGGCTACGACTGGGACCGCGAGATCGCCACCACCGACCCGGAATACGTCCGCTGGACCCAGTGGATCTTCCTGCAACTGTACTCATCGTACTTCGATGAGGAAGCCGGCAAGGCCAAGCCCGTGTCCGAGCTCGAAGCGAAAGGCTGGACCCGCGAGCAGATCGATAACGTCCGGCTGGCCTTCGTCCACGAAGCCCCGGTGAACTGGTCGCCCGACCTCGGCACCGTGCTGGCCAACGAGGAAGTCGAGGAGTGGCGCGGCAAGGGCCACATCGTCGAACGCCGCCCGCTGCGCCAGTGGATGCTGCGCATCACGAAGTATGCCCAGCGTTTGATCGATGAGCTGGACCCGCTCGACTGGCCCGAGGGCATCAAGCTGTTGCAGAAAAACTGGATCGGCCGCAGCGAAGGCGCGGAGGTCGATTTCCAGCTCGATGGACACACAGTCACCGTCTTCACGACTCGTCCCGACACCTTGTTCGGCGCCACCTACATGGTGCTCGCGCCGGAGCATCCCTATGTCACGGAGATCACCACTGCGGAGCAGAAGGAAGCCGTCGAAGCCTATGTGAAAGCCTGCGCATCCAAGTCCGACTTGGAGCGCGGCGACATGAACAAGGACAAGTCCGGCGTCTTCACTGGTGCCTACGCGACCAATCCCGTGAACGGCGAGCAAAACCCGGTGTGGATCGCTGACTACGTGATGATGGGCTACGGCACCGGCGCGATCATGGCCGTGCCAGCGCATGACGAGCGGGACTTCGAGTTCGCGAAGAAGTTCGAGCTGCCGATCATTCAAGTCGTACAGCCCAACGGCGATGCCGACTGGCAGGGATACACGGATCCCGGCACTTCCGTGAACTCCGGCTTCATCGATGGCCTGCCAACAGCTGAAGCGAAGGCCAAGATCATCGCTTGGTTAGAAGAGCGCGGCAAAGGCAAGCGTCGCGTGCAATTCAAGCTGCGCGACTGGCTGTTCTCCCGGCAGCGCTACTGGGGCGAGCCTTTCCCGCTGACGTGGAAGGACGGCAACCATTACGCCGTGCCGGATGCTGAGCTGCCCTTGCTCGCGCCACCGCTGGACGACTACAAGCCCTCAGGCACGCCCGAGCCGCTGCTGAGCAAGGCCCGCGACTGGGTCGAGCTGCCCGACGGCTCCATCCGCGAAACGAACACCATGCCGCAGTGGGCCGGCTCATGCTGGTACTACCTGCGCTACTGCGATCCTCGTAGAAGCGACCGCTTCATTTCCAAGGAAGCAGAGAGCTATTGGAGCGGAGGTGATAAGCCGGGCATGGTCGATCTTTATGTCGGAGGTACGGAGCACGCCGTACTTCACCTGCTGTACGCGCGTTTCTGGCACAAGGTCCTGCACGATCTCGGCCACGTCTCGACCAACGAGCCGTTTCAGAGGCTGGTGAACCAAGGACTGATCTTGGGAGAGGACGGTCGCAAGATGTCGAAGTCTTTCGGCAACGTCGTGAATCCGGACGACGTCGTGAAGGAATATGGTGCCGATGCGCTGCGCCTCTACGAGATGTTCATGGGCCCGCTGGAACAGGTGAAGCCATGGCAGATGAAAGGCGTCGAAGGCGTTTCGCGCTTTCTCGCTCGCGTCTGGCGCGTTGCCTTTGAGGAAAACCAGGCCGGCGAGTGGGTCACGTCTTCGAAGATTCAAGACGTGCCGTGCACCGACAAGGCGCTGCTCAAGGTGGTTCACGAAACCATCAGGAAGGTCACCGATGACATCACCAAGCTGTCCTTCAACACCGCGATCTCGCAGATGATGGTCTGCACCAATGCCTTCACGGCAGCCGAAGTGGTGCCACTGAATGAGTTCCGCCTGTTGCTGCACGTGCTGAACCCTTTCGCACCGCACCTGACCGAGGAAATCCATTCGCGCCTCGGTGGCAGCGGCATGCTCGCCGATGCCGCTTGGCCGGAGCACGATGAAGCCGCGCTGGT